A window of Sphingobacterium sp. SRCM116780 contains these coding sequences:
- a CDS encoding PadR family transcriptional regulator, protein MIAENTQTQMRKGILEYCILSIISRGEIYASDIISELKKAQLLVVEGTLYPLLTRLKNNGLLSYIWKESTSGPPRKYYEITEEGHQVLERLDVTWKELVFAVETSLSERTNRIDESI, encoded by the coding sequence AGCTGAAAATACGCAAACACAAATGAGGAAAGGAATACTAGAGTATTGTATTCTTTCAATTATTTCCCGAGGGGAGATATACGCCTCTGATATCATCAGCGAACTGAAAAAAGCACAGCTCTTGGTGGTAGAGGGTACATTGTATCCACTGCTGACAAGACTTAAGAATAACGGTTTGTTGAGTTATATATGGAAGGAATCCACCTCTGGGCCTCCTCGTAAATATTATGAAATTACGGAAGAAGGACATCAGGTACTCGAAAGGTTGGATGTCACCTGGAAAGAACTTGTTTTTGCCGTAGAGACATCTCTATCAGAGAGAACTAACAGAATTGACGAATCAATATAA